The genomic stretch GCGTCATTTTCGCGAAAATCCCGTTTTGCGACAACCATGGCGTTGAATCCCAGATGGAAGCGGCCGATCTTGAAACAATCGGATTGCCAAGCCTTATGATCGAGCGGGATTATATTTCCACCGACGAGGGCCGGTTGAAAACGCGGATTCAGGCCTTTTTGGAGAAACTGGGGAAATAAACCTTTCAAATGTGATGATATAAAAACCGTTGAGCAAATAAGCTTTATAAGGAGACTGGCTGAGATGGAGGAAACAGTTCGAACCCAATATGAGTGGCTGAGAAAATTAGACGCTGTTTGCGATCTTTTTATCGGGTTGATCGGCAGCGGGGTCAAGACGATGGCCGATGTGGATATGCCGGCTTTTTTACAGCAGGTTCCGGAATATCACGCATCCCTAGCGCCCGAGGGATACCCCGAACTGTTTGCTGCGTCCTTAAAGGAGAAAAACCGGCAGGCAATGTATGATAACTGTGTGGCGATGAAACAATACCTTCAGGATCTTTTTGCGAATATGGAGCAGGGAAAACCCCTTGCTTATTACTTTGTCACCATGACGCCGGAAATTCTTCTGGGGATGGATCTGGCGCCCGTATGCTTTGAGTTGGTGCCGGTTTTCTTGAGTGCGGTGTTTCGCAGAGGGGTTGAGGAGGAAATGGATCTTCTGGAGCTGAAAGGATTGCCCCCCCATCTGTGCTCAGCGCAAAAGGGAACGGTTACGGCCATCGAAATCGGCCGCATGCCGATGCCGGATGTGCTGGTGAAACCGAGCACCCCCTGTGATTCCAGCTCCATGCTCTATCAATATGTGATGGAGCGAAATAATGTCCCCCTGGTGGTGCTGGACGCGCCTTATTACTCCAACCAACGGGCGTTCAAGTATTATCATGATGAGTGGAAACGCATGGTGGAGCGCCTTGAAAAGCTTACGGGCCATACGTTGGATGAAGATCTGTTGAGAAAGCATGTGGAATATGGAAACCAACAGCTTTGGTATGTGTATGAAATGCAGAAGATGCGTCGCGCCGTCCCAAATCCGGACTCCAGCATGCACCGGGCCTTTGATGTGGGCGCCCTTTACCAGTGCGGGGTCAATTCCAAGTATGTGGATTATTTGAGGACGTGTTACGAGCAGACCAAGGCGCGATATGACAAGGGGATCGGCTGTTTGCCCGAGGGGAAGAAAGAGATTCGCACCCTGTGGACCTGGGGGATCACCCCCTTTTACCTTGATATGTATGACTGGCTCGAAGAGGATTTTGGCATGACTTATATTGAATGCGCGGGGGGGTATCTGCCTGGCGACATCGTTGGGTTGGTGAATACCAGCAGCGTGGAGTCCATGATCGAAGGACTCGCCTGGCGCTCTTTCAATATGCCCATGGCGCGAAACGTCATGTCCTTTTCGGATATCTGGATCAACGATTTTGTGAAACTGGCCAAAACCTATCATGCCGACGCGGCGGTGTTTTCAGGGCACATGGCCTGCAAGCATTCCTGGGGGGTCAATAAACTCTTAAGCGATGCCCTGCAGGAGGAGGTCGGCATTCCCACCTTTCAGTGGGAAACGGACATCGTGGATGCCCGGTTTACGCCTCGCGAGTCGGCGCATGATCAACTGGCGGAATTTTTCAACAAC from Desulfobacterales bacterium encodes the following:
- a CDS encoding 2-hydroxyacyl-CoA dehydratase family protein gives rise to the protein MFAKIPFCDNHGVESQMEAADLETIGLPSLMIERDYISTDEGRLKTRIQAFLEKLGK
- a CDS encoding 2-hydroxyacyl-CoA dehydratase family protein, with protein sequence MEETVRTQYEWLRKLDAVCDLFIGLIGSGVKTMADVDMPAFLQQVPEYHASLAPEGYPELFAASLKEKNRQAMYDNCVAMKQYLQDLFANMEQGKPLAYYFVTMTPEILLGMDLAPVCFELVPVFLSAVFRRGVEEEMDLLELKGLPPHLCSAQKGTVTAIEIGRMPMPDVLVKPSTPCDSSSMLYQYVMERNNVPLVVLDAPYYSNQRAFKYYHDEWKRMVERLEKLTGHTLDEDLLRKHVEYGNQQLWYVYEMQKMRRAVPNPDSSMHRAFDVGALYQCGVNSKYVDYLRTCYEQTKARYDKGIGCLPEGKKEIRTLWTWGITPFYLDMYDWLEEDFGMTYIECAGGYLPGDIVGLVNTSSVESMIEGLAWRSFNMPMARNVMSFSDIWINDFVKLAKTYHADAAVFSGHMACKHSWGVNKLLSDALQEEVGIPTFQWETDIVDARFTPRESAHDQLAEFFNNIQ